In Acinonyx jubatus isolate Ajub_Pintada_27869175 chromosome B3, VMU_Ajub_asm_v1.0, whole genome shotgun sequence, a genomic segment contains:
- the ARF6 gene encoding ADP-ribosylation factor 6 has protein sequence MGKVLSKIFGNKEMRILMLGLDAAGKTTILYKLKLGQSVTTIPTVGFNVETVTYKNVKFNVWDVGGQDKIRPLWRHYYTGTQGLIFVVDCADRDRIDEARQELHRIINDREMRDAIILIFANKQDLPDAMKPHEIQEKLGLTRIRDRNWYVQPSCATSGDGLYEGLTWLTSNYKS, from the coding sequence ATGGGGAAGGTGCTATCCAAGATCTTCGGGAACAAGGAAATGCGGATCCTCATGTTGGGCCTGGACGCGGCCGGCAAGACAACAATCCTGTACAAGTTGAAGCTGGGCCAGTCGGTGACCACCATCCCCACAGTGGGTTTCAACGTGGAGACGGTGACTTACAAAAACGTCAAGTTCAACGTATGGGATGTGGGCGGCCAGGACAAGATCCGGCCGCTCTGGCGGCATTACTACACCGGGACCCAGGGTCTGATCTTCGTAGTGGACTGCGCCGACCGCGACCGCATCGACGAGGCCCGCCAGGAGCTGCACCGCATTATCAATGACCGGGAGATGAGGGACGCCATAATCCTCATCTTCGCCAACAAACAGGACCTGCCTGATGCCATGAAACCCCACGAGATCCAGGAGAAACTGGGCCTGACCCGGATTCGGGACAGGAACTGGTATGTGCAGCCCTCCTGTGCCACCTCAGGGGATGGACTCTATGAGGGGCTCACATGGTTAACCTCTAACTACAAATCCTAA